Proteins from a single region of Streptomyces glaucescens:
- a CDS encoding N,N-dimethylformamidase beta subunit family domain-containing protein produces MGPDRIHRWESGALAHAVTDPFGQGPLPWLRGSETYFGDTGQVVPWYVDPAAAPDGEAPARRPGGRVPAPRAGSGGPIRSADDVRLQIKGFTSTGAVAPGEAVDFHITVDPPQQFGVDVYRIGHYAGDGAAKITSSPRLSGMVQPAPLAADRTVSCHHWWLSWRLQIPAHWKVGAYVAVLTTADGHRSHVPFTVRDDRPADLLLVLPDVTWQAYNLYPEDGRTGASLYHAWDEDGRLLGERDAATTVSFDRPYAGAGLPLHVGHAYDVIRWAERYGYDLAYADARDLHAGRVDPTRYRGLVFPGHDEYWSPQMRRAAEQARDHGTSLVFLSSNSVYWQVELGPSPSGSPDRLLTCRKRQGPGRPVLWREVDRPEQELLGIQYAGRVPAPHPLIVRNAGHWLWEATGAREGDPIEGLVAGEADRYFPRAPLPDHDERVLLAHSPYTDPDGVTRHQETSLYRSPSGAWVFASGTFAWSPALDRPGHVDPRIQRATANLLDRICKRD; encoded by the coding sequence ATGGGGCCGGATCGCATCCACCGCTGGGAGTCGGGGGCACTGGCGCACGCCGTGACGGATCCTTTCGGCCAGGGCCCGCTCCCCTGGCTGCGCGGCAGTGAGACGTACTTCGGCGACACCGGCCAGGTCGTCCCGTGGTACGTGGACCCGGCCGCCGCCCCGGACGGCGAGGCCCCGGCCCGCCGGCCGGGCGGGCGCGTGCCGGCCCCCCGTGCCGGCTCCGGCGGCCCCATCCGCTCCGCCGACGACGTGCGCCTCCAGATCAAGGGCTTCACGTCCACCGGCGCGGTCGCCCCCGGCGAGGCCGTCGACTTCCACATCACCGTCGACCCGCCCCAGCAGTTCGGCGTCGACGTCTACCGCATCGGCCACTACGCCGGCGACGGCGCCGCCAAGATCACCAGCAGTCCGCGGCTGTCCGGCATGGTCCAGCCCGCGCCGCTCGCCGCCGACCGCACCGTCTCCTGCCACCACTGGTGGCTGTCCTGGCGCCTGCAGATCCCTGCCCACTGGAAGGTGGGCGCCTATGTGGCGGTCCTCACCACCGCGGACGGCCACCGCTCCCACGTGCCCTTCACCGTCCGCGACGACCGCCCGGCCGACCTGCTGCTGGTGCTGCCGGACGTCACCTGGCAGGCGTACAACCTCTACCCGGAGGACGGCCGCACCGGCGCCAGCCTCTACCACGCCTGGGACGAGGACGGCCGGCTGCTCGGCGAGCGCGACGCCGCCACCACCGTCTCCTTCGACCGCCCGTACGCGGGCGCCGGCCTCCCGCTGCACGTCGGCCACGCCTACGACGTCATCCGCTGGGCCGAGCGCTACGGCTACGACCTCGCCTACGCGGACGCCCGCGACCTGCACGCCGGCCGGGTCGACCCCACCCGCTACCGGGGCCTGGTCTTCCCCGGCCACGACGAGTACTGGTCGCCGCAGATGCGCCGGGCCGCCGAGCAGGCCCGCGACCACGGCACCTCCCTGGTCTTCCTCTCCTCCAACTCGGTGTACTGGCAGGTGGAGCTGGGCCCGTCGCCCTCCGGCAGCCCGGACCGCCTGCTGACCTGCCGCAAGCGCCAGGGCCCCGGCAGACCCGTGCTGTGGCGGGAGGTCGACCGGCCCGAGCAGGAGCTGCTCGGCATCCAGTACGCGGGCCGCGTCCCCGCACCCCATCCGCTGATCGTCCGCAACGCGGGCCACTGGCTGTGGGAGGCGACCGGCGCGCGGGAGGGCGACCCGATCGAGGGGCTGGTCGCGGGCGAGGCCGACCGCTACTTCCCGCGCGCCCCGCTCCCCGACCACGACGAGCGCGTCCTGCTCGCCCACTCGCCCTACACGGACCCGGACGGCGTCACCCGCCACCAGGAGACGTCCCTCTACCGCTCCCCCTCCGGCGCCTGGGTCTTCGCGTCCGGAACCTTCGCCTGGTCCCCGGCACTGGACCGCCCGGGCCACGTCGACCCGCGTATCCAGCGCGCCACCGCCAACCTCCTGGACCGCATCTGCAAACGTGACTGA
- the purD gene encoding phosphoribosylamine--glycine ligase translates to MKVLVIGSGAREHALCRSLSLDPAVTALHCAPGNAGIAEVAELHQVDALDGAAVTALATRLGAELVVVGPEAPLVAGVADAVREAGIPVFGPSGEAARLEGSKAFAKDVMAGAGVPTARSYVCTTPEEVEEALDAFGAPYVVKDDGLAAGKGVVVTGDLDQARAHALACDRVVIEEYLDGPEVSLFAVTDGETVVPLQPAQDFKRALDGDEGPNTGGMGAYSPLPWADPKLVDEVLQTVLQPTVDEMRRRGTPFSGLLYAGLAITSRGVRVIEFNARFGDPETQVVLARLKTPLAGLLMAAATGNLADLEPLRWSDEAAVTVVVASHNYPGTPRTGDPVTGLDEVAAQDAPHAYVLHAGTRRDGDAVVSAGGRVLSVTATGKDLTEARERAYQAVGRIRLDGSQHRTDIAAKAAEGR, encoded by the coding sequence GTGAAGGTCCTCGTCATCGGTAGCGGCGCCCGCGAACACGCCCTGTGCCGTTCCCTGTCCCTCGACCCCGCCGTCACCGCGCTGCACTGCGCCCCCGGCAACGCCGGCATCGCCGAGGTGGCCGAGCTGCACCAGGTCGACGCCCTCGACGGCGCGGCGGTGACCGCGCTGGCCACGCGGCTCGGCGCGGAGCTGGTCGTCGTGGGCCCGGAGGCCCCGCTGGTCGCGGGGGTGGCCGACGCCGTCCGCGAGGCCGGCATCCCGGTCTTCGGCCCGTCCGGGGAGGCCGCGCGGCTGGAGGGCTCCAAGGCCTTCGCCAAGGACGTGATGGCGGGGGCGGGCGTGCCCACGGCCCGCTCGTACGTCTGCACCACCCCGGAGGAGGTCGAGGAGGCGCTCGACGCCTTCGGCGCGCCGTACGTCGTGAAGGACGACGGTCTCGCCGCCGGCAAGGGCGTCGTCGTCACCGGCGACCTCGACCAGGCCCGCGCGCACGCGCTGGCCTGCGACCGGGTCGTCATCGAGGAGTACCTGGACGGCCCCGAGGTCTCCCTCTTCGCCGTCACGGACGGCGAGACGGTCGTCCCGCTCCAGCCCGCCCAGGACTTCAAGCGCGCCCTGGACGGCGACGAGGGCCCGAACACCGGCGGCATGGGCGCGTACTCCCCGCTGCCGTGGGCCGACCCCAAGCTGGTGGACGAGGTCCTGCAGACCGTGCTCCAGCCGACGGTCGACGAGATGCGCCGCCGCGGCACCCCGTTCTCCGGCCTGCTCTACGCGGGTCTGGCGATCACCAGCCGCGGCGTGCGGGTCATCGAGTTCAACGCCCGCTTCGGCGACCCCGAGACCCAGGTGGTGCTGGCCCGGCTGAAGACCCCGCTGGCCGGCCTGCTGATGGCGGCCGCCACCGGCAACCTCGCCGACCTGGAGCCGCTGCGCTGGAGCGACGAGGCCGCGGTGACCGTGGTCGTCGCCTCGCACAACTACCCCGGCACCCCGCGCACCGGTGACCCCGTCACCGGTCTGGACGAGGTCGCCGCCCAGGACGCCCCGCACGCGTACGTCCTGCACGCGGGCACCAGGCGGGACGGGGACGCCGTGGTCAGCGCGGGTGGCCGGGTGCTGTCCGTCACCGCGACCGGCAAGGACCTCACGGAGGCCCGCGAGCGTGCCTACCAGGCGGTCGGCCGTATCCGCCTCGACGGCTCCCAGCACCGCACGGACATCGCGGCGAAGGCGGCGGAGGGCCGGTAG
- a CDS encoding DNA polymerase III subunit gamma and tau encodes MSSLALYRRYRPESFAEVIGQEHVTDPLQQALRNNRVNHAYLFSGPRGCGKTTSARILARCLNCEQGPTPTPCGECQSCRDLARNGPGSIDVIEIDAASHGGVDDARELREKAFFGPASSRYKIYIIDEAHMVTSAGFNALLKVVEEPPEHLKFIFATTEPEKVIGTIRSRTHHYPFRLVPPGTLRDYLAEVCRQEGIPVEDGVLPLVVRAGAGSVRDSMSVMDQLLAGAGEEGVTYAMATSLLGYTEGSLLDSVVEAFATGDGAAAFEVVDRVIEGGNDPRRFVADLLERLRDLVILAAVPDAADKGLIDAPADVLERMQAQAGVFGAAELSRAADLVNEGLTEMRGATSPRLQLELICARVLLPAAYGDERSLMARLDRIERGVNFSAGGAAPAMGYAPVPDAPAGHAAPLPPGGAAAAARAAVRGTGAPAAPAAPMPGQPAPTGGQAPQAPAPAQAPAPAQAPAPAQAPAPAQAPAPVQAPAPAQNPAGAGTPAAPPAPAPAGTAPAEPAPAPAAAPPAAPAPGAWPTAAPAGAGRRPGGWPTAAAPGSGPGRPAAAQPPSTPGAHGSPSALGAGPSTPAAPAPAAPAAPAGGLDPRALWPNILEAVKNRRRFTWILLSQNAQVTGFDGTTLQLGFVNAGARDNFASSGSEDVLRQALAEQFNVQWKIDAVVDPSGGGPAPSGGSGFTGGYGAGGTAGPAGTPGGYGGGASGGHGGGTAGGYGSAPTGSYGGTATATSTRPAHSPSAGPAAPSAATAAAATATAPAPVPAPPAAPEPAPVAPEDDIPEDDDPDLDESALSGQELIVRELGATVVEEFTNE; translated from the coding sequence GTGTCGTCTCTCGCGCTGTACCGCCGCTATCGCCCGGAGTCGTTCGCCGAGGTCATCGGGCAGGAGCATGTCACCGACCCGTTGCAGCAGGCGCTGCGGAACAACCGGGTCAATCACGCGTACCTGTTCAGCGGTCCGCGCGGGTGCGGCAAGACGACCAGCGCGCGGATCCTGGCCCGCTGTCTGAACTGTGAGCAGGGTCCCACCCCGACGCCCTGCGGGGAGTGCCAGTCCTGCCGGGACCTCGCCCGCAACGGCCCCGGGTCGATCGACGTCATCGAGATCGACGCCGCGTCCCACGGCGGTGTGGACGACGCCCGTGAGCTGCGCGAGAAGGCCTTCTTCGGACCCGCCTCCAGCCGGTACAAGATCTACATCATCGACGAGGCCCACATGGTCACGTCGGCCGGTTTCAACGCGCTCCTCAAGGTCGTCGAGGAACCGCCGGAGCACCTCAAGTTCATCTTCGCGACCACCGAGCCCGAGAAGGTCATCGGGACCATCCGGTCGCGGACCCACCACTACCCGTTCCGGCTGGTGCCGCCGGGCACCCTCCGGGACTACCTCGCCGAGGTGTGCCGGCAGGAGGGCATCCCCGTCGAGGACGGCGTCCTGCCGCTCGTCGTGCGGGCGGGCGCCGGTTCCGTGCGTGACTCCATGTCCGTCATGGACCAGCTGCTCGCCGGCGCGGGGGAGGAGGGCGTGACGTACGCCATGGCCACCTCCCTCCTCGGCTACACCGAGGGCTCCCTGCTGGACTCCGTCGTCGAGGCCTTCGCCACGGGTGACGGCGCCGCCGCCTTCGAGGTCGTGGACCGCGTCATCGAGGGCGGCAACGACCCGCGGCGGTTCGTCGCCGACCTGCTGGAGCGGCTGCGCGACCTCGTGATCCTCGCCGCCGTGCCGGACGCGGCGGACAAGGGGCTCATCGACGCCCCCGCCGACGTCCTGGAGCGGATGCAGGCCCAGGCCGGTGTGTTCGGCGCCGCCGAGCTGAGCCGTGCCGCGGACCTCGTCAACGAGGGCCTGACGGAGATGCGCGGGGCCACCTCGCCGCGCCTCCAGCTCGAACTGATCTGCGCCCGCGTCCTGCTGCCCGCCGCGTACGGCGACGAGCGGTCCCTGATGGCCCGCCTCGACCGGATCGAGCGCGGAGTGAACTTCTCCGCGGGTGGCGCCGCGCCCGCCATGGGGTACGCCCCGGTGCCGGACGCCCCCGCGGGCCACGCCGCTCCGCTGCCGCCGGGCGGCGCCGCCGCGGCGGCCCGCGCGGCCGTACGGGGCACCGGAGCACCCGCGGCCCCGGCGGCCCCCATGCCCGGGCAGCCGGCCCCCACCGGCGGGCAGGCCCCCCAGGCCCCGGCTCCCGCCCAGGCCCCGGCTCCCGCCCAGGCCCCGGCTCCCGCCCAGGCCCCGGCTCCCGCCCAGGCCCCGGCTCCCGTCCAGGCCCCGGCTCCCGCCCAGAATCCGGCCGGCGCCGGGACCCCGGCCGCGCCTCCCGCCCCCGCGCCCGCCGGCACCGCCCCGGCCGAGCCCGCCCCCGCCCCGGCTGCCGCGCCTCCCGCCGCCCCCGCCCCCGGGGCCTGGCCCACCGCCGCTCCCGCCGGCGCGGGCCGCAGGCCGGGCGGCTGGCCCACGGCAGCGGCCCCGGGCAGCGGCCCCGGCCGTCCCGCGGCGGCCCAGCCACCGAGCACACCGGGCGCGCACGGCTCCCCGAGCGCGCTCGGGGCGGGCCCGTCGACGCCCGCCGCCCCCGCCCCGGCCGCCCCGGCCGCCCCGGCCGGCGGGCTCGACCCGCGTGCCCTGTGGCCGAACATCCTGGAGGCGGTGAAGAACCGCCGCCGCTTCACCTGGATCCTGCTCAGCCAGAACGCCCAGGTGACGGGCTTCGACGGCACCACCCTCCAGCTCGGGTTCGTGAACGCCGGAGCCCGCGACAACTTCGCGAGCAGTGGCAGCGAGGACGTGCTGCGGCAGGCGCTGGCCGAGCAGTTCAACGTGCAGTGGAAGATCGACGCCGTCGTCGACCCGTCGGGCGGTGGCCCGGCCCCCTCCGGCGGCTCCGGCTTCACCGGCGGCTACGGCGCAGGGGGCACCGCCGGCCCGGCGGGCACCCCGGGCGGCTACGGCGGCGGCGCGAGCGGCGGTCACGGCGGCGGCACCGCGGGCGGCTACGGCTCCGCCCCCACCGGCTCCTACGGCGGCACGGCCACGGCCACCTCGACGCGCCCCGCCCACTCCCCGTCCGCGGGGCCCGCCGCGCCCTCCGCCGCCACGGCCGCGGCGGCCACCGCCACGGCCCCGGCCCCCGTGCCCGCGCCGCCCGCCGCCCCGGAACCGGCCCCGGTCGCTCCGGAGGACGACATCCCCGAGGACGACGACCCGGATCTCGACGAGTCGGCCCTCTCCGGCCAGGAGCTGATCGTGCGCGAGCTGGGCGCGACGGTGGTGGAGGAGTTCACCAACGAGTAG
- a CDS encoding response regulator: MTVRILLCDDHAVVRAGLRALLSSAPDIEVAGEAATGEEAVALSRRLRPDVVLMDLQLGDGMDGVETTRRILAAGEDGRGGPASVPHVLVLTTYDTDADITRAIEAGATGYLLKAERPEELFTAIHAAAEGRTTLSPPVASRVMSHLRTPRPTLTPRERDILGHLVRGLTNRDIARTLYISEATVKTHLRRIYDKLGVTTRAAAVAATKERRLVP; encoded by the coding sequence ATGACCGTACGGATCCTCCTCTGCGACGACCACGCCGTGGTCCGCGCGGGCCTGCGCGCCCTGCTGTCGAGCGCCCCGGACATCGAGGTCGCCGGCGAGGCGGCCACGGGCGAGGAGGCGGTCGCGCTGTCCCGCAGACTCCGCCCCGACGTCGTCCTGATGGACCTCCAGCTGGGCGACGGCATGGACGGCGTCGAAACCACCCGCCGCATCCTGGCGGCGGGCGAGGACGGACGGGGCGGGCCGGCATCCGTCCCCCACGTCCTGGTCCTGACCACCTACGACACCGACGCGGACATCACCCGCGCCATCGAGGCGGGCGCCACCGGCTACCTCCTCAAGGCCGAGCGCCCCGAGGAACTCTTCACCGCCATCCACGCCGCCGCCGAGGGCCGCACGACCCTCTCACCCCCCGTCGCCAGCCGGGTGATGTCCCACCTGCGCACCCCCCGGCCGACCCTCACCCCACGCGAACGCGACATCCTCGGCCACCTCGTCCGGGGCCTCACCAACCGCGACATCGCCCGCACCCTCTACATCAGCGAGGCCACCGTCAAGACCCACCTGCGCCGCATCTACGACAAACTCGGCGTCACCACGAGGGCGGCGGCGGTGGCGGCGACGAAGGAACGCCGCCTGGTCCCGTGA
- a CDS encoding sensor histidine kinase, translating into MRHTTDDAARDAVRHPAPDVEPVEDAGPNAEDAGPNAEDAGRHAQGAGRDARTTLTVVMHTAFFVLLGASLARYLARHGPEPRTPWVLALSVLLAALYVLGPALGARLTARRLIWLGAVVATWAALVALAPSFAWCAVPLFYTGLRTLPPRAAVTLVALLTALVVAAQLELAGWADPNVLLAPPAVAAIATAVFVTMERQSARQRALIDDLVRTRRVLAATERREGMLAERERLAREIHDTVAQGLSSQRMLLQAADRLWETAPETARSHVRTAASVAEHNLAEARRFVHDLAPADLAGGTGLRDALAALAARESDAALTVRLHTEGTPAAPLPALVESAVLRIAQGALANVREHAAAGTATITLTCLDDQIVLDVADDGRGFAPDTEGAPGIRGHGLPAMRARLRQLGGTLTIESAPGEGTVLSAAIPLTSPPAEPQ; encoded by the coding sequence ATGCGGCACACGACGGACGACGCGGCACGGGACGCGGTACGGCACCCGGCACCGGACGTCGAACCGGTGGAGGACGCGGGACCGAACGCGGAGGATGCCGGACCGAACGCGGAGGATGCCGGACGGCACGCGCAGGGCGCCGGACGCGACGCCCGCACCACCCTCACCGTCGTCATGCACACCGCCTTCTTCGTGCTGCTCGGCGCCTCCCTCGCCCGCTACCTGGCCCGGCACGGTCCCGAACCCCGCACCCCCTGGGTCCTCGCCCTCTCGGTGCTGCTGGCGGCGCTGTACGTGCTCGGCCCGGCGCTCGGCGCCCGTCTCACCGCGCGCCGCCTGATCTGGCTGGGCGCCGTCGTGGCCACCTGGGCGGCCCTGGTGGCCCTCGCCCCGAGCTTCGCGTGGTGCGCCGTCCCGCTCTTCTACACCGGCCTGCGCACCCTTCCGCCGCGCGCCGCGGTCACCCTGGTCGCGCTGCTCACCGCCCTGGTCGTGGCCGCCCAGCTCGAACTGGCCGGCTGGGCCGACCCGAACGTCCTCCTCGCACCCCCGGCGGTGGCCGCGATCGCGACGGCCGTGTTCGTCACGATGGAACGCCAGTCGGCCCGTCAGCGCGCCCTCATCGACGACCTGGTCCGCACCCGCCGCGTCCTCGCCGCCACCGAACGCCGCGAGGGCATGCTCGCCGAGCGGGAACGGCTGGCCCGGGAGATCCACGACACCGTCGCCCAGGGCCTGTCCAGCCAGCGGATGCTGCTCCAGGCGGCGGACCGCCTGTGGGAGACCGCCCCGGAAACGGCCCGCTCCCACGTCCGTACCGCAGCCTCCGTCGCCGAGCACAACCTCGCCGAGGCCCGCCGCTTCGTCCACGACCTCGCCCCGGCCGACCTGGCGGGCGGCACGGGCCTGCGGGACGCCCTGGCCGCGCTGGCGGCCCGGGAGAGCGACGCCGCCCTGACGGTCCGCCTGCACACGGAAGGCACCCCCGCCGCCCCCCTCCCCGCCCTGGTCGAGTCCGCCGTGCTGCGCATCGCCCAGGGCGCCCTGGCCAACGTCCGCGAACACGCGGCGGCCGGCACCGCGACGATCACCCTGACCTGTCTGGACGACCAGATCGTCCTGGACGTCGCCGACGACGGCCGCGGCTTCGCCCCGGACACCGAGGGCGCCCCGGGCATCCGCGGCCACGGCCTGCCCGCCATGCGTGCCCGCCTCCGTCAGCTCGGCGGCACCCTGACGATCGAGTCCGCCCCCGGCGAAGGCACGGTCCTGTCGGCGGCGATCCCCCTGACCAGCCCACCTGCGGAGCCGCAATGA
- a CDS encoding GlcG/HbpS family heme-binding protein: MKHGKKLSRPARVLTGAALIAAVAATGTVAANAAGSTGTAAPASAPAAASGAAHGDLTQSTHLTIDAALEGARAALDAAEKDGRHVTVAVVDRNGNTIVTLRGDGAGPQSYASAEKKAYTAVAWNAPTSELAKRLQSAPTLKDIPGTLFLAGGAPVTAKGAPVAGIGVAGAPSGDLDEEYARAGVAALGR; this comes from the coding sequence ATGAAGCACGGCAAGAAGCTGTCCCGCCCCGCCCGCGTCCTGACCGGCGCCGCCCTGATCGCCGCCGTCGCCGCCACCGGCACGGTCGCCGCGAACGCCGCCGGCTCCACGGGCACGGCCGCACCCGCGAGCGCCCCGGCCGCCGCGTCGGGTGCCGCGCACGGCGACCTCACGCAGAGCACGCATCTGACGATCGACGCCGCCCTCGAGGGCGCCCGGGCCGCGCTGGACGCCGCCGAGAAGGACGGCCGGCACGTCACCGTCGCCGTCGTCGACCGCAACGGCAACACGATCGTCACCCTCCGCGGCGACGGCGCCGGGCCGCAGTCGTACGCGTCGGCCGAGAAGAAGGCGTACACCGCCGTCGCCTGGAACGCGCCCACCTCCGAGCTGGCCAAGCGCCTCCAGAGCGCCCCCACCCTCAAGGACATCCCCGGCACGCTGTTCCTCGCGGGCGGCGCCCCCGTCACCGCCAAGGGCGCGCCCGTGGCGGGCATCGGCGTGGCCGGGGCTCCCTCCGGCGACCTCGACGAGGAGTACGCCCGGGCCGGCGTGGCGGCACTCGGCCGCTGA
- a CDS encoding copper resistance protein CopC, whose protein sequence is MHVGGRLRRPALLAALLTLLVLLGSAPPAAAHAALSGTDPRDGTVLRTAPRQLTLSFTESVGLLDGSVRLFGPDNRRVRIDEARHAPDGDDTVRVPLPGLRTGTYTVAWRVVSADSHPVSGAFTFSVGERSRTAALPDTGPPEHPATGVLHTLARHLSYLAAALLLGTAAFAAFCRPPDTRPLRRLLTTGWWTLLATTLALFLLRAPYETGTAPWTALDMDGLRRTATGRPGTALLCRVALLLLLAGLPRRRTPWLHAVPAVGLALTWAAAEHASAGIQVPVAMTSSVLHLLAMAAWLGGLAALLACLRRDTLPATTVHRYSRLAFTSVTVLAVTGVYQSWRGLGSLDALRGTPYGRLLLLKLAAVAVLLGAAAASRRLVRRAGQAEEVPALPEQVPAPVGGPAGPQPRPRAPLPAPEPRRPGGTPAGPDRRRLRRTVLAELAVGVVVLALTTLLTGTLPGRAVAEAAAGPAAGLPPTTTTTVPFDTGTPGGSGTVHITLDPARTGENSVQAVVFAPDGGPVAVPELRITFTLPAQDIGPIDAGLADRGGYWATDRLDLPVPGDWRMKVTVRVSEFDQVTVARGVRIE, encoded by the coding sequence ATGCACGTGGGCGGACGACTGCGCCGGCCGGCGCTCCTGGCGGCATTGCTGACCCTGCTCGTCCTCCTCGGCTCCGCCCCGCCCGCCGCCGCGCACGCCGCCCTCTCCGGCACCGACCCCCGCGACGGCACCGTCCTGAGGACCGCGCCCCGGCAGCTCACCCTCTCCTTCACCGAGTCGGTCGGCCTGCTCGACGGCTCCGTGCGGCTGTTCGGCCCCGACAACCGGCGGGTCCGCATCGACGAGGCACGGCACGCGCCCGACGGCGACGACACCGTCCGCGTCCCCCTGCCCGGCCTGCGCACCGGCACCTACACCGTGGCCTGGCGCGTGGTCTCCGCCGACAGCCACCCCGTCTCCGGCGCCTTCACCTTCTCCGTCGGCGAACGCAGCCGTACGGCGGCGCTGCCGGACACCGGCCCGCCCGAGCACCCGGCGACCGGGGTCCTGCACACCCTCGCCCGACACCTCTCCTACCTCGCCGCGGCCCTCCTCCTCGGCACCGCGGCCTTCGCCGCCTTCTGCCGCCCGCCCGACACCCGCCCCCTGCGCCGGCTGCTCACCACCGGCTGGTGGACCCTGCTCGCGACGACCCTCGCCCTGTTCCTCCTGCGCGCCCCCTACGAGACGGGCACGGCGCCGTGGACGGCCCTCGACATGGACGGCTTGAGACGCACCGCGACCGGCCGCCCCGGGACGGCCCTGCTGTGCCGGGTGGCCCTGCTCCTGCTGCTCGCCGGGCTGCCCAGGCGCCGTACGCCCTGGCTGCACGCGGTGCCGGCGGTGGGCCTCGCCCTCACCTGGGCCGCCGCCGAGCACGCCTCCGCCGGCATCCAGGTGCCGGTCGCGATGACCTCCTCGGTGCTGCACCTGCTCGCCATGGCCGCCTGGCTGGGCGGTCTCGCCGCGCTGCTCGCCTGCCTGCGCCGCGACACCCTGCCCGCCACGACCGTGCACCGCTACTCCCGCCTCGCCTTCACCTCCGTGACCGTCCTCGCGGTCACCGGCGTCTACCAGTCCTGGCGTGGCCTCGGCTCCCTCGACGCGCTCCGCGGGACCCCGTACGGCCGCCTCCTGCTGCTCAAACTCGCGGCGGTCGCGGTGCTGCTGGGCGCGGCGGCGGCGTCACGACGGCTGGTCCGGCGGGCGGGGCAGGCCGAGGAGGTCCCGGCCCTGCCGGAGCAGGTCCCGGCGCCGGTGGGGGGCCCGGCAGGCCCGCAGCCGCGGCCGCGGGCGCCGCTGCCCGCGCCCGAGCCGCGCCGGCCCGGCGGGACGCCCGCCGGCCCCGACCGGCGGCGCCTGCGCCGCACCGTGCTCGCCGAACTGGCCGTGGGCGTGGTGGTGCTCGCGCTCACGACCCTGCTGACCGGTACCCTGCCGGGCCGCGCCGTGGCCGAGGCGGCGGCCGGACCGGCGGCCGGGCTCCCGCCCACGACCACCACCACCGTGCCCTTCGACACCGGCACCCCCGGCGGCAGCGGCACGGTCCACATCACCCTCGACCCGGCCCGCACCGGCGAGAACTCCGTCCAGGCCGTCGTCTTCGCCCCCGACGGCGGCCCCGTGGCCGTCCCCGAACTGCGGATCACCTTCACCCTCCCCGCCCAGGACATCGGACCGATCGACGCCGGACTCGCCGACCGCGGCGGCTACTGGGCCACCGACAGGCTCGACCTGCCGGTGCCCGGCGACTGGCGGATGAAGGTGACCGTGCGGGTGTCGGAGTTCGACCAGGTCACCGTGGCGCGCGGCGTGCGGATCGAGTGA
- a CDS encoding cupin domain-containing protein encodes MTPEDLVAHYGLEPIPREGGLFRRTWAGPERPDGRPEGSAIVALLTRDDHSALHRLPTDEIWHFYLGDPLELLLLAPDGTTRTTVLGPDVLGGQQVQLTVPADTWMGGRVAEGGSWTFFGCTMAPGFTYDDYEHGDPADLTARYPSQAGRIVELCRP; translated from the coding sequence GTGACGCCAGAAGACCTTGTCGCGCACTACGGACTGGAACCGATCCCGCGCGAGGGCGGCCTGTTCCGGCGCACCTGGGCCGGGCCCGAACGTCCGGACGGCCGCCCCGAGGGCAGCGCCATCGTCGCCCTGCTCACCCGGGACGACCACTCCGCGCTGCACCGTCTCCCCACCGACGAGATCTGGCACTTCTACCTCGGCGACCCCCTGGAACTCCTCCTGCTCGCCCCCGACGGCACGACCCGCACCACCGTGCTGGGCCCGGACGTCCTCGGCGGCCAGCAGGTCCAGCTCACCGTGCCCGCGGACACCTGGATGGGCGGCCGGGTCGCCGAGGGCGGCTCCTGGACGTTCTTCGGCTGCACCATGGCCCCCGGCTTCACCTACGACGACTACGAGCACGGCGACCCGGCCGACCTGACGGCACGTTACCCGTCCCAGGCCGGCCGGATCGTGGAACTCTGCCGTCCATGA
- a CDS encoding GNAT family N-acetyltransferase: protein MSDPYVSRETVHEEAVDGFGTVRILPLDATADAEVVHGWVSEERAAFWGMNGLTREQVADVYLHMETLDTHHAFLVVKDGTPAALLQTYEPEADRVSECYQVEPGDIGVHLLLAPSSATGGARSGWTAGLVAAVTGYVFRTLGRRRVVVDPDVRNEKAIARFARQGFETGPAVVLPEVDLPEVHIPQKRAQLAFLRRETVFPE from the coding sequence CTGTCCGACCCCTATGTTTCACGTGAAACCGTCCACGAGGAGGCGGTCGACGGCTTCGGCACCGTCCGCATCCTGCCCCTCGACGCCACAGCGGACGCCGAGGTCGTCCACGGCTGGGTCAGCGAGGAGCGGGCCGCCTTCTGGGGCATGAACGGCCTGACCCGGGAGCAGGTCGCCGACGTCTACCTCCACATGGAGACCCTCGACACCCACCACGCCTTCCTCGTCGTGAAGGACGGCACCCCGGCCGCCCTGCTCCAGACCTACGAGCCGGAGGCCGACCGGGTGAGCGAGTGCTACCAGGTCGAGCCGGGCGACATCGGTGTCCACCTGCTCCTCGCTCCCTCCTCGGCGACGGGCGGCGCGCGCTCCGGCTGGACGGCCGGACTGGTGGCCGCCGTCACCGGATACGTCTTCCGCACCCTGGGCCGGCGCCGGGTCGTCGTCGACCCGGACGTGCGCAACGAGAAGGCCATCGCCCGGTTCGCGAGGCAAGGCTTCGAGACGGGCCCGGCGGTGGTGCTTCCCGAGGTCGACCTGCCGGAGGTGCACATCCCGCAGAAGCGGGCCCAGCTCGCCTTCCTGCGCAGGGAGACCGTCTTCCCGGAGTGA